A window of the Buteo buteo chromosome 8, bButBut1.hap1.1, whole genome shotgun sequence genome harbors these coding sequences:
- the LOC142034042 gene encoding OX-2 membrane glycoprotein-like isoform X2 encodes MMVACLLLFSVWTVASGSVQVMHTTVQSVQAGGNVTFSCRLVTKEDVLQVTWQKETDGAEDNIATYSTMNGQKIAKGYVGHVSFAHTELQVSAISLHAVTLQDEGCYKCIFNTFPLGAVSGRMCLKVYAISDPKVEAKLIPSPDKAEDSEKVVGMSCSATGKPAPKITWHLPSILQQKPREYHIKLSNETVTVISNFTHANPKILQEHPIACVIQHPSLNVTLVLPTDSLEQGPSCLYEDQEVWAVWCCGQAGSRNAPQPRPAAEHLSSCLPYTCKREMSYNGTLGFQANLL; translated from the exons ATGATGGTCGCTTGTCTGCTCCTCTTCAGCGTCTGGACCGTCGCCTCAG GCTCTGTGCAGGTGATGCACACAACAGTCCAGTCGGTCCAGGCAGGAGGAAACGTTACTTTTTCATGCCGGTTGGTCACAAAAGAAGATGTGCTACAGGTGACCTGGCAGAAGGAGACAGACGGGGCTGAAGACAACATAGCGACTTATAGTACGATGAACGGCCAAAAGATAGCAAAGGGCTATGTCGGCCATGTGAGCTTTGCCCACACTGAGTTACAAGTCTCAGCCATCTCCCTTCATGCTGTCACCCTCCAAGACGAAGGATGCTACAAGTGCATCTTCAACACATTCCCCTTGGGGGCTGTCTCCGGCAGGATGTGTCTCAAGGTTTACG CCATCTCAGACCCCAAAGTGGAGGCTAAGCTCATACCCAGTCCAGACAAAGCTGAGGACTCTGAGAAAGTGGTGGGGATGAGCTGCTCAGCAACAGGGAAGCCAGCTCCAAAAATCACCTGGCACCTTCCCAGCATCCTGCAGCAGAAACCAAGGGAGTACCACATCAAGCTTAGCAACGAGACTGTGACTGTCATCAGTAATTTCACCCATGCCAACCCCAAAATCCTCCAGGAGCACCCCATTGCCTGCGTGATCCAACACCCCTCTCTAAACGTGACCCTGGTCCTGCCGACGGACAGCCTGGAGCAGG GTCCTTCCTGCCTGTACGAAGACCAAGAAGTGTGGGCAGTATGGTGCTGTGGGCAGGCAGGCTCCCGCAatgccccccagccccggcctgCTGCTGAACACctgagcagctgcctgccctACACATGCAAGAGAGAAATGTCTTACAACGGTACCTTGGGCTTCCAAGCAAACCTGCTGTGA
- the LOC142034042 gene encoding OX-2 membrane glycoprotein-like isoform X1 — protein MDQSLARLTERTAKMMVACLLLFSVWTVASGSVQVMHTTVQSVQAGGNVTFSCRLVTKEDVLQVTWQKETDGAEDNIATYSTMNGQKIAKGYVGHVSFAHTELQVSAISLHAVTLQDEGCYKCIFNTFPLGAVSGRMCLKVYAISDPKVEAKLIPSPDKAEDSEKVVGMSCSATGKPAPKITWHLPSILQQKPREYHIKLSNETVTVISNFTHANPKILQEHPIACVIQHPSLNVTLVLPTDSLEQGPDSSVAPAIAIAVGVLVTLTSLLLLACLLRCYLRHLRDPERNPARPCWVLPACTKTKKCGQYGAVGRQAPAMPPSPGLLLNT, from the exons ATGGATCAGTCGCTCGCTCGTCTCACTGAGCGCACAGCTAAGATGATGGTCGCTTGTCTGCTCCTCTTCAGCGTCTGGACCGTCGCCTCAG GCTCTGTGCAGGTGATGCACACAACAGTCCAGTCGGTCCAGGCAGGAGGAAACGTTACTTTTTCATGCCGGTTGGTCACAAAAGAAGATGTGCTACAGGTGACCTGGCAGAAGGAGACAGACGGGGCTGAAGACAACATAGCGACTTATAGTACGATGAACGGCCAAAAGATAGCAAAGGGCTATGTCGGCCATGTGAGCTTTGCCCACACTGAGTTACAAGTCTCAGCCATCTCCCTTCATGCTGTCACCCTCCAAGACGAAGGATGCTACAAGTGCATCTTCAACACATTCCCCTTGGGGGCTGTCTCCGGCAGGATGTGTCTCAAGGTTTACG CCATCTCAGACCCCAAAGTGGAGGCTAAGCTCATACCCAGTCCAGACAAAGCTGAGGACTCTGAGAAAGTGGTGGGGATGAGCTGCTCAGCAACAGGGAAGCCAGCTCCAAAAATCACCTGGCACCTTCCCAGCATCCTGCAGCAGAAACCAAGGGAGTACCACATCAAGCTTAGCAACGAGACTGTGACTGTCATCAGTAATTTCACCCATGCCAACCCCAAAATCCTCCAGGAGCACCCCATTGCCTGCGTGATCCAACACCCCTCTCTAAACGTGACCCTGGTCCTGCCGACGGACAGCCTGGAGCAGG GTCCAGACAGCAGCGTGGCACCGGCCATTGCCATTGCAGTGGGGGTGCTGGTCACCCtcacttccctcctccttctcgCCTGCCTCCTCCGTTGCTACCTCAGGCACCTACGTGACCCAGAGAGAAACCCAGCCCGGCCATGCTGG GTCCTTCCTGCCTGTACGAAGACCAAGAAGTGTGGGCAGTATGGTGCTGTGGGCAGGCAGGCTCCCGCAatgccccccagccccggcctgCTGCTGAACACctga
- the LOC142033761 gene encoding OX-2 membrane glycoprotein-like isoform X2 — protein MTFRALFFCLACAGLGKANVVSQAEHRNVKVGDSVTLSCALTEPKDVLQVTWQKDSEKSHNNIATYSTIKGLKIHEPYQDRMNFTSLVLNETSITFWDTRMDDSGCYTCLFNAFPFGSFSGRTCLSVSGLNASVHYNISEGHLIATCNAVGLPEPTVTWNNLFNSTPTQETVRYTNGVVSITSKLEINNTRSISVQDLTCRVNNVNEKIELPVKIKGGF, from the exons ATGACTTTTCGAGCTCTGTTTTTTTGTCTGGCTTGTGCTGGGCTTGGAAAGGCAAATG TGGTTTCACAGGCTGAACACAGAAATGTGAAGGTGGGCGACAGCGTGACTCTCAGCTGTGCCCTGACAGAACCCAAGGATGTTCTGCAAGTGACGTGGCAAAAGGACTCTGAAAAATCACACAATAACATAGCTACGTACAGTACCATAAAAGGATTAAAGATTCATGAGCCCTACCAAGACCGAATGAATTTCACGAGCCTGGTGCTCAATGAGACAAGCATCACTTTTTGGGACACTAGAATGGATGATTCGGGGTGTTACACGTGTCTCTTCAATGCTTTCCCTTTCGGCTCCTTCTCGGGACGTACCTGCCTGAGTGTTTCTG GTCTCAATGCATCTGTCCATTACAACATTTCTGAAGGTCATTTGATAGCCACCTGTAATGCTGTTGGCCTCCCAGAGCCCACCGTCACCTGGAACAACTTGTTCAATTCTACTCCTACACAGGAGACAGTCAGGTACACCAATGGGGTGGTGTCCATCACCAGTAAACTGGAGATCAACAACACTCGGAGCATCAGTGTGCAGGACTTGACCTGCAGAGTAAACAACGTGAATGAAAAAATAGAATTGCCTGTGAAAATTAAAGGAG gATTCTAG
- the LOC142033761 gene encoding OX-2 membrane glycoprotein-like isoform X1, producing MTFRALFFCLACAGLGKANVVSQAEHRNVKVGDSVTLSCALTEPKDVLQVTWQKDSEKSHNNIATYSTIKGLKIHEPYQDRMNFTSLVLNETSITFWDTRMDDSGCYTCLFNAFPFGSFSGRTCLSVSGLNASVHYNISEGHLIATCNAVGLPEPTVTWNNLFNSTPTQETVRYTNGVVSITSKLEINNTRSISVQDLTCRVNNVNEKIELPVKIKGEEGSSLLLLMITVPLLILITVIILIMLCRRKRICRRG from the exons ATGACTTTTCGAGCTCTGTTTTTTTGTCTGGCTTGTGCTGGGCTTGGAAAGGCAAATG TGGTTTCACAGGCTGAACACAGAAATGTGAAGGTGGGCGACAGCGTGACTCTCAGCTGTGCCCTGACAGAACCCAAGGATGTTCTGCAAGTGACGTGGCAAAAGGACTCTGAAAAATCACACAATAACATAGCTACGTACAGTACCATAAAAGGATTAAAGATTCATGAGCCCTACCAAGACCGAATGAATTTCACGAGCCTGGTGCTCAATGAGACAAGCATCACTTTTTGGGACACTAGAATGGATGATTCGGGGTGTTACACGTGTCTCTTCAATGCTTTCCCTTTCGGCTCCTTCTCGGGACGTACCTGCCTGAGTGTTTCTG GTCTCAATGCATCTGTCCATTACAACATTTCTGAAGGTCATTTGATAGCCACCTGTAATGCTGTTGGCCTCCCAGAGCCCACCGTCACCTGGAACAACTTGTTCAATTCTACTCCTACACAGGAGACAGTCAGGTACACCAATGGGGTGGTGTCCATCACCAGTAAACTGGAGATCAACAACACTCGGAGCATCAGTGTGCAGGACTTGACCTGCAGAGTAAACAACGTGAATGAAAAAATAGAATTGCCTGTGAAAATTAAAGGAG aggAGGGGTCCTCATTGCTTTTGCTGATGATTACTGTGCCTCTCTTAATTCTCATCACAGTTATAATTCTGATTATGCTGTGCCGGAGGAAGAGGATATGCAGGAGGGGTTGA